In a genomic window of Arthrobacter woluwensis:
- a CDS encoding GntP family permease, with the protein MDGFLSWLRHDTAGLLLLAGVGIALLLFLIIKVKVEPFIALVGTGVLVALVGGVTVEQLVGSPIKSSDALIEKGFAGILGHITLIIGLGTVLGAILERSGGAEVLLGRLVKVFGEKGTPLAMGITGFVLGIPVFFDIGIFVLAPLVYVAAVRGGKSLVLYALPLLAGLSVTHAFLPPHPGPVAAAGLFHVELGWIIIMGLACGIPAWFVSGMLWGTWIGKRVMVNVPEDRIVPEAEEAKGREPHIGVVALTIGLPMILILGATFGNVFLPAGGFRDVLIFFGNPAIALTVAVLLAMWLLGIRNGMTSKDLSELSSSSLRPVGMILLVVGSGAFFGAVLAATGVGKAVATSLSEAGLPLIVSAYVIACGMRIAQGSATVAIVTTGGILAPALTSGQYSQPQLALLVMAISSGSIIASHVNDGGFWIISKYFNMSVKDTLKTWTVLETVLSVVGFGMASLLWVLVS; encoded by the coding sequence ATGGATGGATTCCTGTCGTGGCTGCGCCACGACACAGCAGGCTTGCTCCTGCTGGCAGGCGTGGGCATCGCCCTCCTGCTTTTCCTCATCATCAAGGTGAAGGTCGAACCCTTCATCGCCCTCGTCGGCACGGGCGTGCTCGTGGCCCTCGTGGGCGGCGTGACAGTCGAGCAATTGGTGGGCTCACCCATCAAGAGCAGCGACGCCCTCATTGAAAAGGGCTTCGCCGGGATCCTCGGTCACATCACCCTGATCATCGGCCTGGGCACGGTCCTGGGCGCCATCCTGGAACGCTCCGGCGGTGCGGAAGTGCTGCTCGGCCGGCTCGTGAAGGTGTTCGGCGAGAAGGGCACCCCGCTCGCCATGGGCATCACGGGCTTCGTGCTCGGCATCCCCGTGTTCTTCGACATCGGCATCTTCGTCCTGGCGCCGCTCGTCTACGTGGCCGCGGTCCGCGGCGGCAAGTCCCTGGTCCTGTACGCCCTGCCGCTCCTCGCGGGCCTCTCCGTGACCCACGCGTTCCTGCCTCCTCACCCGGGTCCCGTGGCCGCGGCCGGCCTCTTCCACGTGGAACTCGGCTGGATCATCATCATGGGCCTCGCCTGCGGCATCCCCGCCTGGTTCGTCTCCGGCATGCTCTGGGGTACCTGGATCGGCAAGCGCGTCATGGTGAACGTCCCCGAGGACCGCATCGTCCCGGAAGCCGAGGAGGCCAAGGGGCGCGAGCCGCACATCGGCGTCGTCGCCCTGACCATCGGCCTGCCCATGATCCTGATCCTGGGCGCGACCTTCGGCAACGTGTTCCTCCCGGCGGGAGGCTTCCGGGACGTGCTGATCTTCTTCGGCAACCCCGCCATCGCGCTCACGGTCGCCGTGCTGCTGGCCATGTGGCTCCTGGGCATCCGCAACGGCATGACGTCCAAGGACCTCTCTGAACTCAGCTCCTCCTCGCTGCGTCCGGTGGGCATGATCCTGCTGGTCGTCGGATCTGGCGCATTCTTCGGTGCGGTGCTCGCCGCCACCGGCGTGGGCAAGGCCGTCGCCACCTCGCTGTCCGAGGCCGGGCTGCCGCTCATCGTCTCGGCCTACGTGATCGCCTGTGGCATGCGCATCGCCCAGGGCTCCGCGACCGTGGCGATCGTGACCACGGGCGGCATCCTCGCCCCGGCGCTGACCTCCGGTCAGTACTCGCAGCCGCAGCTGGCCCTGCTGGTCATGGCCATCTCGTCCGGCTCCATCATCGCGAGCCACGTCAACGACGGCGGGTTCTGGATCATCTCCAAGTACTTCAACATGTCCGTCAAGGACACGCTGAAGACCTGGACCGTGCTGGAGACCGTGCTCTCGGTGGTCGGCTTCGGCATGGCGAGCCTCCTGTGGGTACTCGTCTCCTGA
- a CDS encoding bifunctional 4-hydroxy-2-oxoglutarate aldolase/2-dehydro-3-deoxy-phosphogluconate aldolase, producing the protein MNNSELERILAEDRTLAVVRAKAIPDAARLAEALAKGGIRTLELTFTTPDVTRHLRRAAETAGDHGAVVGVGTVMTAAQAREAIDAGAQFLVTPGLRPDVAAVAREAGVPISLGAMTPTEVAAALDLGSEIVKIFPARQLGPQYLKDLQGPFPGIKLLPSGGVDAGNARGYLDAGALAVCCGTSVVPPAAVDAGDWDDITARAKAFVQAL; encoded by the coding sequence ATGAACAACTCGGAGCTCGAACGGATTCTCGCGGAGGACCGCACCCTGGCCGTGGTCCGTGCCAAGGCCATTCCGGACGCCGCGCGCCTCGCGGAGGCCCTGGCCAAGGGCGGCATCCGCACCCTGGAACTCACCTTCACCACCCCCGATGTCACCCGGCACCTCCGCCGTGCCGCCGAGACCGCCGGTGACCACGGCGCCGTCGTCGGCGTGGGCACCGTGATGACCGCGGCGCAGGCGCGCGAGGCCATCGACGCCGGCGCTCAGTTCCTCGTCACCCCGGGCCTGCGTCCGGACGTGGCCGCGGTCGCGCGGGAGGCCGGGGTGCCCATCAGCCTGGGCGCCATGACCCCCACCGAGGTCGCCGCGGCTCTGGACCTCGGGTCGGAGATCGTGAAGATCTTCCCGGCCCGCCAGCTCGGTCCGCAGTACCTGAAGGACCTGCAAGGACCGTTCCCGGGGATCAAGCTCCTGCCGTCCGGCGGCGTGGACGCCGGGAACGCCCGTGGCTACCTCGACGCCGGTGCGCTGGCCGTCTGCTGCGGCACCTCCGTGGTGCCGCCTGCCGCCGTCGACGCCGGGGACTGGGACGACATCACCGCGCGCGCCAAGGCCTTCGTCCAAGCACTCTGA
- a CDS encoding ThuA domain-containing protein, which produces MSRPLRILVWNEGVHESLNEPGHIGEIYPDGMHGAIADGLRELLPGAEVSTATLASAPDHGLTEEVLAATDVLLWWGHMAHGEVDDAVVERVQRHVLGGMGLLVLHSGHFSKIFIKLLGTSCSLAWRNDGERELVWNVKPSHPISEGVANPIIIPEQEMYGELFDIPDPDDLVFISSFAGGEVFRSGVTFTRGKGRIFYFSPGDQEYPVYHHPEVRKVLANGVRWAAQPGLDRREPGVQNLQSGWYEALPAV; this is translated from the coding sequence ATGTCCCGTCCCCTGCGCATCCTGGTGTGGAACGAAGGCGTCCACGAATCACTCAACGAACCGGGCCACATCGGCGAGATCTACCCCGACGGCATGCACGGCGCGATCGCCGACGGACTCCGGGAACTCCTGCCCGGCGCCGAAGTCTCCACGGCCACCCTGGCCTCCGCGCCGGACCACGGCCTGACCGAGGAGGTCCTCGCGGCCACCGACGTCCTCCTATGGTGGGGCCATATGGCGCACGGCGAGGTGGACGACGCCGTGGTGGAGCGCGTGCAGCGACACGTCCTGGGCGGCATGGGTCTGCTCGTGCTGCACTCGGGGCACTTCTCCAAGATCTTCATCAAGCTCCTGGGCACCAGCTGCTCCCTCGCGTGGCGCAACGACGGGGAGCGGGAACTGGTGTGGAATGTGAAGCCGTCCCATCCGATCTCCGAAGGCGTGGCGAACCCGATCATCATCCCGGAGCAGGAGATGTACGGCGAGCTGTTCGACATTCCGGATCCGGACGATCTGGTCTTCATCAGCTCCTTCGCCGGGGGCGAGGTGTTCCGTTCCGGTGTCACCTTCACCCGCGGCAAGGGCCGGATCTTCTACTTCAGCCCGGGCGATCAGGAGTATCCGGTGTACCACCACCCCGAGGTCCGCAAGGTACTGGCCAACGGCGTGCGGTGGGCGGCGCAGCCCGGTCTGGACCGGCGTGAGCCCGGCGTCCAGAACCTCCAGAGCGGCTGGTACGAGGCGCTCCCCGCGGTCTGA